In the Uranotaenia lowii strain MFRU-FL chromosome 1, ASM2978415v1, whole genome shotgun sequence genome, TGGTGGAGCAAAATGCAAGCAACTTTCCTGACTTCAGGCTGATCAACGGTGTTCTATACAAGAACTGCAAGTGCAAGGATGAAATAGGCAACGTCACGCACAAGTGGAAGAAAGTCATACCGAAGAACGAACGACTAGAAACGATCAGACGATTTCATGACTCATCATCATCGGCGCACTTGGGTTTCATGAAGACCTTCCACAAGTTGCAGACTTTCTTTTACTGGCCGAAGATGGCGGATGACGTAGCAGCATACATTAGAACATGCGACACATGCAAGGCATGTAAAGCATCGAACACGGCTATGATGCCAACAATGGGAGCTGCAAAGCCGGCGCGGATACCGTGGGAATTAATCTCAGTTGATTTTGTTGGGCCCTTGACCAGATCCAAGGCATGAAACACGGTAATGTTGGTCGTAGTGGACTGGGTAACCAAGTACATCGTAGTGCATCCAATGCGATCAGCAGATTCAATAAAAATGGTGGACTTTTTAGAGAAGCAggtctttttgaaattttcgaagccGCGTATTATCCTATCGGATAACGGTAAGCAATTCTTGTCATCAGCGTTTAAAGCCCTTTTAGTAAAACATCAGATCACACACATGACCACAGCTTACTACTGTCCGATGGTAAACAACGCCGAGCGAGTCAACAGAGTGCTGATAACATGCATCAGGGCTTTAATCGAAGAGGATCATCGTGAGTGGGACGTCAATCTTTCAGCCATTACTGCCGCCATAAACAGTTCCAAACATGAGGTTACCGGGATTAGTCCGCACTGCGCTAACTTCGGCAGAGACTTACTGCTGCACACGGATCTTTACACGCAGCAAGACATAAACACACCGAAGGATCCCAAAGTGGCACAAGATGTGCGATTATCTACAATTCGTCGCATACAGGAGTTCATTCAACAACGCATAAAAAACAACCACGCAAAATCGAAGAAGCGATACGACGTCAATAAAAAACCGGCTCCTTTCAATGTAGGAGATCTAGTGTGGCGTCGGAACTTCACTCTCTCATCGAAGGCAGATCACATCAACCGGAAACTGGATCCCAAGTTCGTACCGGCAATCGTGAGGAAAATACTGGGCACCAACCTATTCGAATTGGAAGATGTCCAGTCAGGAAAGCGGGGTCGGTATCATGCCAAGGACATGAAAGCCGACTAGAGAGattcaagctatgtaagcaGTTGCTGACAACACACACATAAAACACGACATTGAGACGGCTGATGGACCTACATACACACATTGAAACCTCGCCTCCAATCCTATCGGACCACGACAACACGTTCCTGACGCCGAATTAGCGTTGAATTGCGCTTGGGATATTGGAATGCTGGAAATCCTGGAAAGTACAGCAGCTCCAAATACCACGTCGCTGCAGTCAAAGGGATTGTCAGGACAACATCATGAACCCCGCGGATTACAGTTTTGCGCAGAAGTTGTGCGGAGTAGACTTCATGACGGCCGCTACTACCATATCGACTCTCTGCCGCAAACTACCAATACCGCCATGTTCCAGCTATGACGCAGATCAACCACCATTTGTGAACCACTACGCTCAATGCGCTAAAAACACCGTTAGCCGATCGGGAAAAATCGTGCCACCATCGAGGGATTAGCAGGATCATCGCTCGCTATCTCCTCGAATCATCACAGCTATGACGACAGGCTAGGCCTGTGAACGACTGCGTTATCGCCGAAAACACCGTTGCCGATCGGGACAAATCGAGCCATCGTCAAGCGCAGCGAGCAACAACACCTTTCACTACCTCCTCGCTTGACGACTATACAGCTACGTCCATCACCAAGGGTGATCAACAAAGAGATCTTCATCGACTCAGCAAACACGCACAGCGTCAATCACCACACTACACCGAACGTGACAGTATGCCCGACTAGAGCATTGGTTAACGCCTTCGCAAGCGGATAGAGATCATCCGCAGCGACAGTGCGGAACTCACGCTGCAAACCTGCTCCTCGAGCGACAGCAGTAATTTCTTCGAAATGGACAACGCATACTGAAGCAGTACGGAGTGTGCAGGTATCGTATGGACAGGCTCCTCAGTAAATGGAGGTCACAAACAGGACCATGCAGACCGAGAATACCCGGAAATGACTCCTCAGCGCCAAAGCGCTTTCCGTTCACGAACCGAGAAAAATCGTACTCTGTGGGCTGGACGCAGTTCGCAGAGAGTCTCGTAAGGAGACAGTATTGGAACGCCAGGCCAAGTTCTCCAATACGACACCGAAAGACGTCACCATTATACCCGCAAAGCCTCCCGCGGGCTAGCCGTTAGTCAGGGCGAGAGAAACTGACCGTGTTCATGCTAAACGCAAACACGCCGTTACTGGAACGTGACAAACCAGCAAGAAGCTCTCTTGAGCGCGATCCGTTAGTCAGGGCGAGAGAAACTGACCGTGTACATGCCTCGCGCTGTCACGCCGTTACTGGAACGTGACAAACCAGCAAATCCAGCTATGCAAGTAGAAACACGACTACCAACAATGGATGACCACTccacgaaaatccggacagacAGACCGTTTGCCGATCGGGACAAATCGAGCCGCGGAGAGCAACATCTGGACAACAGCACCTATAAACCAGCTATGAGCTACACCAGCTACAAATAGAGTATACTCCACCAAAATACAGTCTTGGAACAAAACGACAAACCGTACTAATCTGGAATGGTGTCACTACATACGAGGTGAATCCAGAGTTTGAACCACATGCTGAACTTGTCCTAATTTCAGGGGAAGTGGCATAAACGGGGTCGTCAAGAAAACCCtccattcaaaagcaacgcgatctggaggcgcggtaaAACCTCCATTCGGGCTCTTGGCGATCAGGGAACTAAATTCTCCCTTTCCACGGATTTGCTGCTTTTCCCTCTTTTTAATCACCATATTTTTtaacctctttttaatttttatattcgttcaatgttttgtgtttttgagcaaatttgtaACGTTTAAGCTACTGTTTTGTGCTTGTAATCGTAGCGGAGGCAAGAATTTGAAAGCTGGTACAGGAACGGTCGGAGACGATTTGCCAAGAATCGTTGGCGTTCGGTCAAGTCTTCCAGAAGTCGCTGGAGTAGTATTTTCGATTTGGGCCTTTAAGTTTCGATCTGGCAAGCATTGTTGTGGCTTGCAAAGTTTCGTGGTTGCCTTAGGGTGGCCAGACCGATGTCTCTGATCGTTGCCTAGGTGTAgaggtttttgaatttttcatgaatcgtTTGTCTccgattcatgaaaaattcttccGTTGCGGTAGTGTatgtagcattataattaagtttGTGTAGCTATTTTATTTTGAGCGTGTAGTCCTACCATGTGAGTGAAAAACATACCAAAGAATGAGTGTATAGAAATAAGAGTGTAGCCGTCAAACGCGCACGTGGAGAAAACAACATAAACAAAGAGCAACGATCAACAACAATCATCAACAAGCAACCAGAACAAGAAAACGGTTAAGCGGTTAGATTCGCCATCGCGGTGAATAAAAAGTGCCTGCTATCATTGGAGTACCGGAACCGAAGCCAATCAAGGACGATATACCGGATTTGCTCAGTGAAAAGGTGAGACAGCGCGATCACTTTAATCGGATCAGATAAACCAATTGAGATTCCTCCAAATCCCAGACAACTGATTGTGAGCGACACGTAGCAGCATCGACCGAGCCAGCACCGACAAGATTCAACCTGTGCGGAAGCAACGGTAAAGCAGTAAGGATTCATTTTgtgttttatctaaaaactcgCCTCTCATCGTAGGTTGATGTTAGCGTTGTGCTGAGAGAAGTAGAGCGCGAAAGAACATTTGAAGCAGCGCAAACCAGGTAGTAGGGTGAGTGAAGCAAATTGAAAATCCCCTCCTACAAATGGTGTTAAGACACTTTCGACCTTACAGAGTACGCACGGAACTGCTGCCCTGGGATTCACCCATCCGACGTTGGGAATTGGAGGTGCCGGAAGAAAGCGACCCCTAGCGGGTGAGTAGCCAAATTACTGTGCTGAAAAGTAGTTTATATGAATCCAAAAGTAACAATCGGCAGGTCGTTTTTGGGAGCTGAGAAATACGCTTTTCGGGACTCGATTTTCGCCATCTTGGTTTTGCGAGTCCCGTTTTTGCGTAAGTAAGCTGCGGACGTAGAGAGAGCCCGCCGGATCGAGCCGGAAGTCGTCGGAAGTGCTCCGGGCAGCTGCGGTACGCCCGTCGAAGCAGTGAAGCCTGGCAGGGTTGCCAGTTCACCGGATACGACTGCAATACGAAAATTAAAGCTGTGATACACCTGTGCCGTCCAAGCagctgtgatatgattgttgtgCGTTTGATGTTAGAGTAGGaaaacgggcccgtgagtagTTATTATGTAAGCtagcttaagtttttaaaatgtcgtgtgtaagtaaataattataattgctacagatttgggttttgcgtgtttgtgttttgggtaaaagttagccgagcagcacacactgaaagtcagtggtgctcaacttgtttcaGTGCATTCGACAGCTACACTAGCCAAGgaatcaactaataaaaaaaactagccaaGGAATACATTTCCATTCGATTATGCGCTATAATCCACAGTCTGCTTCGAAATGAATCGGATCAGGGGCTTCCGGAAAATGATCTACAAGAGCTTCCGGAAAATGATCTGTAGGAGCAGACAATATTATCAACGATAGCTATGCGGGAGACTCTATTGCCTTGAACGAATCCGGCCCCAACGGTAGAAAATGTTACCTCATCAGAATGGCAAGGACAAACGAGATGGAGACTGCCGGTAGTTTAGGAATGGCAAACATCTGCTACGAAACACTTATCATGTAAAAGGTGAGCCttattaatattattatcaATTGTATCAACCCGTCTTTTGATTTCTATTTGCATCATataaacgattttctgtatttctttcaattacaGTTTTACTGAGAATAGAGCTTCCCCTCGCTCGGCGAATCCTTCCGATACGAAAATAGCGGTTCGAAACCGGGTACAAGGTACAGAGTGCAGTGCCAGTTACCTGGTGAGGAGGCAGCGTTCGCGACTGTGATGGAAGCAGGGGCCGACGAAAGCTGAATTTGCTGATCGGTGTAACCACGTAACCATTCCGCCCCGCAGATGCAACAAAAAATAGtgccaattttgttttaaatagatTAAATATTTCCCTCAagacttttttttgtcaataaaacaaGGATTTGTACAAATAAGGCTTGATTTTAGTCTTTTCACATTCATTCAAGTGGTTTCCCCAAGAATTTCTGCTTATTTTCCGCTTTTTTCgacatgcttgaaaaataaccataatccgaGTTCTTCTCGAAAACTCATTTAATGAGTTTTggttgaaaactcataaaacgacttgatccacaaaacttcgattatggttatttttcaagcattaatggttcaatatggccGAGCGTGTGCTGAATAAACAGTTTGTTTAGGATCCCACGCCGACTGTCCGACGCATGGGAACGAAGAAAAGATAAGGGCAATAAATGTTATGACTAGTTCTCAGATTGTAGGATGCACCAACAAGCGGGTGCAAATAAAGCCGATAAACAATTGACGGTCCCGTGCGTGGGATGAACCAAAGAATCGAAGCAAAAGAGAGAGTTGCTTTCGGGTAGGCATGTACATATAAATATAAGTATCAGGaaaatgaagttcagtttcagttgTCACTTCAGTTCGCGTAAATCAAATATATCACATCCGTGATGACATTTGGTGAACTCCAGAGAGGAAGAAAGAATAGTGAAATACGCGAGTGAAACTGAAATCCGCTTGCACAAAAGGTGCAAGTGTGAAATCTCAATCCAGTTCAAAGTTTTACGTTCCACGCGCCTGGATTTGAGTGTTGATCAAGGCATTTTGTCTTTGGAAATAAAGTTCAAGAGTGAAGTCGAGAAATGTGAAAAGTGGAGAAAAGTTATAAGAAGCTTATAAGGGAATCCAAAGGAACGTCGTCGAGCCAGAACCGTTTGAGGTTGTCGGACCAGGAAGTCTAAtaggtcgtcggaccgggaaGCCAGTTGGAGGTCGGCAAGCCAGGAGACACGGGAGGGAGGTCGTCGGGCAGGTGCTTTGGAGGGTCGTTGGTTCGGAGCCATTGAGAGCGGACTTGAATCACTGGCGGTTCGCCGTGCCGGGAGCCATGGAaggtttattgtttattgtttattgtttaaaacatcaacggatcacatgttgatcctaatgactACACTATAACTaactaattaaaattaatatctaCGTAAAACTACACAATACTAGATAcacttaaattttttcttcggaatacgttccttgagacgtcgaagtcgaaatgttcggaaaaccgattaaaagtttttagaatgccGATGAAAGCGCTGTTAGCACCGTAATTGTTCAGGCGAATGGGTACGTAGAGCTGCAGGTTCTGGTTTCGTAATCCTCGTGGTCGTACGCTGAGAGGTATGGCCTCCAACAGTTCGGGGCAGTCGATTCTAGATGTTAGAAGGTCCGCTACAACTAGAGCACGTGTAGCATTTCGGCGTacttgaagcgtatctaagcctatgagacggcagtggttttcatagcttggtaaacgaaacggatcttgccagtttaggtgtcgtagagcgtaccgcaagaaacgccgctgaatagcctcgattctttcagctccattctggtagaaagggcaccaaacagctgaagcgtactcgagaatagaacgaactatgcaacaataaagacttttcaggcaatatacgtctttgaaatctttggccatacgaaacaagaatccaaggcttcgagaagctttgtcaacaacatagttcgtatgagtcttgaactccagccgtcggtcaagaataacgcccagatcttTGATATGGTCCACGCGGATGATGGTTTGGTCTCCGAGGATGTACTCTGCATGAAGAGGATGTCGCTTACGGGTAAACGATattaccgagcatttactgcggttcaagggcaagcaattgatatcgcaccagtgagcaaaagcGGTGAATTACTGTTGAAGGAAGTTATTGTCGTCTTGGCCGTTTAtggtgtgaaaaagtttcaggtcatcggcatatgcgagctttgtgccaccgaggagcgagagtacatcattaaaatagatcacgaaaatgatcggtcccaaatgacttccttgaggcactcccGAAGAGGCAACGAACTGCCTAGAAAAGAATTCACCagtacgaacggataactttcgtcccattaactaactccggaaccaatccagtagagaaccacagaagcctaaacgttcgagctttgcgattgcaatatcgtggttcaccttatcaaaCGCAGCAGAGAGATCTGTGTAAATGACGTCTGTTTGAGTTCTCTTGGCAAAGCTGTcctgcacgaacgatgtaaaaCTCAGTAGGTTTGTAGTCGTGGATGGTTTAGGCATGAACGTGatgcttgcaaaatgagaaaattggatccaaaacaACCAGTTCAAACAGTTTGGCGATCGCGCATAAAGCGGAGATTCCGCGGTAGTTGCTCACATCTctcttatctccctttttgtggacaggaaacatgtGAGCTTCTTTCCACAATGATGGAAAGATTCCGcagtccagcgatgattgaaagatgTGCCTTATAGGTGTCAGCAGagatggcataaaacgcttcaaaaaagtagctggtataccgtccgggcccgtagaggatgaattttttagcttagctgtcGCTTTTAGGATGGCTGCATCGTCGACCAGAATACCATTCAAAGATGACCCTAGGGGTGATAAATTTCCGACAGCCCTGGCCAGTTGCTCCATGGAAATTTCCCCAGGGATGAAGATTCCAGAAAATTTCTCggcaaaaagttcacaaatttctgGATCAGAATTCGCTGTGTCGCTGTCAAGGAACATGTGAGACGGAAGTTCTGGTTCgttccgttgattttttacgtgtttccaaaaagatttcggactgATCTTAAAATTCCTTTGTAACCGGTTTAGATAATTTAAGTAGCTACGCTTACTGACTTTTTTATAAGCAGAGTTTAGTTTGCGGTATTCTCCCTTAGTGTAAGGGGATTTGTGCTTGTTGTAGTTTCGGCCGGTGCCGTGGAAGGTGGTCAAGTTTTAGGCCAGGTGGTAGTCGTCGGACCAGGAACCTCTAGTGGTCTTACGAGCCGGGAACTACGGAAGGTCGTCaagccggtgccatggaagggTGTCGGACCGCAAAACAAAGTGAAGGTCGTTGGGCTGGATCCACTAGGAGGCGTCAGGCCTCAGAAGGAGCGTCGAGGCGGAGAGCTTCGATTCGCTGCGAAGGTCAGGAGGAGCGTCGAGACGGAGAGCTTCGATTCGCTGCGAAGGGAAGGAGGAGCGTCGAGGCGGAGAGCTTCGATTTGCTGCGAAGGGCAGGAGGAGCGTCGAGGCGGAAAGCTTCGATTCGCTGCGCAGGGCCGTGCGAGCCGTGAGAAACGGCATCGGTGGCAGAAGGGTGTCGGGCCAGACGGAAGTTAGTCTTCAAGCGATTCGAAGGAAGGTTGTCATCGAGTGGGCCGGAGGATGGTCGTCAAGCGAAACCTGGAGAAGGTCGTTGAGCTGAAGGCGATGAATGTGGTCCGACGCGGTGCATTGCTGACCGGCGAACAGCGTGTGTTGGGGAGGAGTGTTGAACCACCCTAATGGTTCGACATACATCAACTGTTTCATCGACTGCCAACTGGCAGCACTAGTGTTTTATCGACAGACTTGAACAGTGCTATTTCTATTATACGACGATATGATACATTCTGCTTTTACTTGTTACACGAGATAGTCGCGTATTTATTCTTATCCGATTGTCCCATCTTCCGGTCTTCCGCACCTAGCCACAGGTTATGTGCTCAGCACTGGGACCTTTCGGTACAGATTTTACCGTGTCACgcgtttttatttggaaagtgGTGACTTTTTCACGGTCAGCGTAAGTTTCGCGAGTGAAAATGGACTTTGCCAAAGTTGGTGTCACGCGGCTAAATAGCCGGAACTATCGTTCGTGGTCGTTTAGAGTTCAGATGTTGCTGCTGAGAGAAGGAACATGGGCATACGTAGAGCCAGGGATTCCACCTAACCCGATCACCGCAGAGTGGACTGAAGGGGACGCTAAGGCGAGAGCAGCCATCGTATTGTTGGTGGAGGACAACCAGCATATCGTCAATAATCGCCAAAACGACAGCAAAAAGCACGTGGGAAGCGCTAAAATCTCACCACCATAAGGCTACTCTTACGGGTAAAGTGGCACTGCTAAAGGAAATATGTAGCACGGATTACCAAGAGGGAGATAATATGGAGGAGTTTTTATACAGCATGGAAGATCTATTTTCACGTCTTGAAAATTCAGGTGAGAAGCTATCGGATTATATGCAAGTCGCCATGATCCTCCGCAGCCTTCCGAAAGCTTTCGACAACCTCACTACAGCGTTGGAAAGCCGAGCGGATGTTGAGCTGAGAATGGATCTCGTCAGGTCTAAATTGATAGACGAAAGCGAGAAACTCTTCGGCGGGAAATCCGTGGACGAACGGGTTCTAAAATCGGACAGTTCTGGACGTGGGCCAGCCACATGTTATTTCTGTGGAGTGGCCGGTCATAAGAAGAACTGCAGGAAGTTTTTGTCCGAGAAAACGAACGAGAAGAAGAGTAAACCGAAGCTGAAAAAAGTGCgcgaaaacgataaaaaatcgTTTACGTTTAAAGTTCGAGCAAACCAACACACTAGTGAATCTCGGTTGTGGTTGTTAGACTCGGGGGCAACATCACATATGTGTAGTGATGAACGTTTATTTGTTGAGCTTTCACGTAAATCTCGTTCGAGTGTAATTGTTGCCGACGGATCGGAAAAATTGGTTGAAGGTGTAGGTAGTTGCCTAATCGATTGTGTGAACAGTATTGGTGAAGCTATCGAGCTTACGTTGAGTGATGTATTGTTTGTGCCCGAACTCGAAGGGAATATGATTT is a window encoding:
- the LOC129737723 gene encoding uncharacterized protein LOC129737723; amino-acid sequence: MVDFLEKQVFLKFSKPRIILSDNGKQFLSSAFKALLVKHQITHMTTAYYCPMVNNAERVNRVLITCIRALIEEDHREWDVNLSAITAAINSSKHEVTGISPHCANFGRDLLLHTDLYTQQDINTPKDPKVAQDVRLSTIRRIQEFIQQRIKNNHAKSKKRYDVNKKPAPFNVGDLVWRRNFTLSSKADHINRKLDPKFVPAIVRKILGTNLFELEDVQSGKRGRYHAKDMKAD